The Buchnera aphidicola (Cinara tujafilina) genome has a window encoding:
- the gltX gene encoding glutamyl-tRNA synthetase — translation MKIKTRFSPSPTGVFHIGGARTALYSWLFARRFGGSFVLRIEDTDSDRLKADAISDIINNLSRLGLAWDEGPYFQSKRLMIYQNVISSMLKNGTAYKCYCSIERLEKLRKNQIKKKRKPKYDKKCRKLPLFYKKSNIPYVVRFKNPETGSVEFIDLIRGKIKFLNSELDDLVIQRSNGIPTYNFCVVVDDYHMEITHVIRGEDHINNTPRQINLLKALKKDIPQYAHTPMILDINGKKLSKRNKNTQGITKYFQEGYIPEALLNYIVRLGWSCKDKEIFTLDDMKNLFTFKSVSRSPSILNSNKLLWLNRYYLSHLPNRTVTNYFLLFIKKKNISFFSDINLNNIIKDFIARHSTFQNFLESYTYFYKEFDIYQIVNIETFYNLENIKILTLLNQKFSIVLDWTIKELSNIVKYISIDLQVEYKKIAMLLRISITGINHTPGIILVAFHLGKNRVLLRLSNILKYFNQCKKFI, via the coding sequence TTGGAGGAGCTCGAACTGCGTTATATTCCTGGTTATTTGCACGTAGATTTGGCGGTTCTTTTGTATTGAGAATTGAAGATACAGATTCTGATAGATTAAAAGCTGATGCTATTAGTGATATTATTAATAATTTATCTAGATTAGGTTTAGCATGGGATGAAGGTCCATATTTTCAAAGTAAACGTTTAATGATATACCAAAATGTTATTTCATCAATGTTGAAAAATGGAACCGCTTACAAATGTTATTGTTCTATTGAACGATTAGAAAAATTACGTAAAAATCAAATAAAAAAAAAAAGAAAACCAAAATATGATAAAAAGTGTAGAAAGTTACCATTATTTTATAAAAAATCAAATATTCCATATGTTGTACGTTTTAAAAATCCAGAAACAGGAAGTGTTGAATTTATTGATCTGATTAGAGGAAAGATAAAATTTTTAAATTCAGAGTTAGATGATTTAGTAATTCAACGATCTAATGGTATTCCAACATATAATTTTTGCGTGGTAGTAGATGATTATCACATGGAAATTACTCATGTTATTCGTGGTGAGGATCATATTAATAATACCCCGCGACAAATCAATTTATTAAAAGCATTAAAAAAAGATATTCCTCAGTATGCTCATACACCTATGATATTAGATATTAATGGAAAGAAATTATCTAAAAGAAACAAGAATACTCAGGGAATTACAAAATATTTTCAGGAAGGATATATTCCTGAAGCATTATTGAATTATATTGTACGACTAGGTTGGTCTTGTAAAGATAAAGAAATTTTTACATTAGATGACATGAAAAATTTATTTACTTTTAAATCTGTTAGTAGATCGCCTAGTATTTTAAATAGCAACAAATTATTATGGTTAAATCGATATTATTTATCTCATTTACCAAATAGAACAGTGACTAATTATTTTTTATTATTTATTAAAAAAAAGAATATTTCTTTTTTTTCTGATATAAATTTGAATAATATTATTAAAGATTTTATTGCGCGTCATAGTACTTTTCAAAATTTTTTAGAATCTTATACATATTTTTATAAAGAATTTGATATTTATCAAATTGTAAACATAGAAACATTTTATAATTTAGAAAATATAAAAATATTAACCTTACTTAATCAAAAATTTTCAATAGTATTAGATTGGACTATTAAAGAGTTGTCTAATATAGTAAAATATATATCAATAGATTTACAAGTTGAATATAAAAAAATTGCTATGTTATTACGTATTAGTATTACTGGTATAAATCATACACCTGGTATTATATTGGTAGCATTTCATTTAGGTAAAAATCGTGTTTTATTACGTTTATCTAACATTTTAAAATATTTTAATCAATGTAAAAAGTTTATTTAA